A portion of the Candidatus Omnitrophota bacterium genome contains these proteins:
- a CDS encoding acetyl-CoA carboxylase carboxyltransferase subunit alpha — MTIEKNGLDFEKPILELEKKIAELKSLASEESIDFSSEIDKLEKKLKKVKKEIFNNLTPWQRVQVARHPQRPYALNYINLIMNDFVELHGDRTFGDDPAVISGPARLDNQKLMVIGHQKGRGTKERLRRNFGCTHPEGYRKAIRLMKLAEKFNLPIISFIDTPGAYPGIGAEERGQAGAIAYNLKEMAGLAVPVIVVVIGEGGSGGALGIGIGNKVCILENAYYSVISPEGCAAILWKDRTRALEAAEALKLTAQDLLRLGIVDEVIPEPLGGAHRDHEQMARSLKTVIVKQLKELSRFSKKELIHQRYEKFRKMGIFESE; from the coding sequence ATGACAATAGAGAAAAACGGATTGGATTTTGAAAAACCGATTTTGGAACTGGAAAAAAAGATAGCTGAGCTTAAAAGCCTTGCCTCTGAGGAAAGTATTGATTTTTCTTCCGAAATAGATAAATTAGAGAAAAAGTTAAAAAAAGTAAAAAAAGAAATATTTAATAATTTAACTCCCTGGCAAAGGGTTCAAGTTGCCCGTCATCCCCAAAGGCCTTATGCCTTAAATTATATTAATCTGATAATGAATGATTTTGTTGAGCTTCATGGCGACCGGACCTTTGGCGATGACCCGGCTGTTATCAGCGGCCCGGCCAGGCTGGATAACCAAAAATTAATGGTGATTGGACATCAAAAGGGCAGGGGGACAAAAGAAAGGCTGCGAAGAAATTTCGGCTGTACTCATCCCGAAGGGTATAGAAAAGCAATAAGACTGATGAAATTAGCCGAGAAATTTAATTTGCCGATAATCAGCTTTATTGATACACCGGGAGCTTATCCCGGGATAGGCGCTGAAGAAAGAGGCCAGGCAGGGGCTATTGCTTATAATTTAAAAGAGATGGCCGGATTAGCTGTCCCGGTTATCGTTGTGGTGATTGGAGAAGGAGGCAGCGGGGGTGCCCTGGGTATTGGCATAGGAAATAAGGTGTGTATTTTAGAAAATGCTTATTATTCTGTTATTTCACCTGAAGGGTGTGCAGCTATTCTCTGGAAAGATCGAACCAGAGCGCTTGAAGCAGCCGAGGCGTTAAAATTGACAGCCCAGGATTTATTACGGTTAGGTATTGTTGATGAAGTAATACCAGAGCCATTAGGCGGTGCGCATCGGGATCATGAACAGATGGCAAGGTCGCTTAAAACGGTCATCGTAAAACAACTAAAAGAACTTTCCCGGTTTTCTAAAAAAGAATTAATTCATCAACGATATGAGAAATTTAGAAAAATGGGGATTTTTGAGTCTGAATGA
- a CDS encoding L,D-transpeptidase family protein, whose amino-acid sequence MKKPALFAIGVILIVALAGGVRLAKFKKPAGQGRVSPAAADELIYKKALKSASQDKQEESLSYWRDLVDEFPKSKYAGEALFNIGNVRLKEGNLLGAEKTYQRIIRDYPNSESVKKVQQALWQTKINILFSPIKTADSRVYEVKDGDVLENIAKKFNTTVELIKKSNRLTGDFIRRGQRLKISVSEFNVIVDKSLNALTLKTNQEVVKVYTVSTGSPISPTPVGTFSIITKLIDPSWRNLSSDNPKNILGSRWMGFAEPYREYGIHGTTQPESMGKNITKGCVRMLNQDVEELYAILPLGAKVVIIE is encoded by the coding sequence TTGAAAAAACCAGCTTTGTTCGCAATAGGCGTCATACTGATTGTGGCTTTGGCAGGAGGCGTTCGATTGGCCAAGTTTAAAAAACCGGCCGGACAAGGCCGCGTAAGCCCGGCTGCTGCGGATGAATTGATCTATAAGAAGGCATTAAAATCAGCCAGTCAAGACAAACAAGAAGAATCCTTGTCTTACTGGAGAGATTTAGTGGATGAATTTCCGAAGTCGAAGTATGCCGGCGAAGCGTTATTTAATATTGGTAATGTCCGTTTAAAAGAAGGAAATCTTTTAGGGGCGGAAAAAACCTATCAGAGAATTATCCGGGATTATCCCAATAGCGAATCTGTAAAAAAAGTTCAGCAGGCTTTATGGCAGACAAAAATCAATATTCTATTTTCTCCTATTAAGACTGCCGATAGCCGGGTCTATGAAGTGAAAGACGGGGATGTGCTGGAGAATATTGCCAAAAAATTTAATACTACCGTTGAGTTGATAAAGAAAAGCAACCGGCTTACCGGCGATTTTATCCGCCGGGGACAGCGGCTGAAGATTTCAGTTTCAGAATTTAACGTAATTGTAGATAAGTCTCTCAACGCCCTTACGTTAAAAACAAATCAAGAGGTTGTCAAGGTATATACGGTTTCGACCGGCAGCCCGATCAGCCCAACGCCAGTCGGTACTTTTTCTATTATAACTAAACTGATTGATCCTTCCTGGAGGAATTTGTCTTCCGATAACCCGAAAAACATTTTAGGAAGCAGGTGGATGGGGTTCGCCGAACCGTATAGAGAGTATGGGATCCACGGCACAACCCAGCCCGAATCTATGGGAAAAAATATTACCAAGGGATGCGTTAGGATGTTAAATCAGGATGTAGAAGAACTGTATGCTATTCTGCCTTTGGGGGCCAAGGTGGTGATTATAGAATGA
- a CDS encoding divergent PAP2 family protein, producing the protein MIDVFIQISRNGVFLITMAAWFTAQAIKIIIGVKREKRFNFKWIFEPGGMPSAHTATVSALATSVGFYFGFDTGLFAVTFIFAVMIMFDAAGLRRSVGQQAGILNRMVNDIYMKKKIEDEKLRELLGHTPIEVIAGAVLGVSMAVFLVGRIEGGLF; encoded by the coding sequence ATGATTGATGTTTTCATTCAGATAAGCAGGAATGGAGTTTTTTTAATTACCATGGCGGCCTGGTTTACGGCCCAGGCGATTAAAATAATTATTGGCGTAAAAAGGGAGAAAAGATTTAATTTTAAATGGATCTTTGAGCCCGGAGGAATGCCCAGCGCTCACACCGCTACCGTGTCTGCCCTGGCTACTTCCGTTGGTTTTTATTTTGGTTTTGATACAGGCCTTTTCGCGGTAACCTTTATTTTTGCGGTAATGATTATGTTTGATGCTGCGGGTTTAAGAAGGTCGGTAGGGCAACAAGCGGGCATTTTAAACAGAATGGTCAACGATATTTATATGAAGAAAAAAATAGAGGATGAAAAATTAAGAGAATTGTTAGGTCATACACCGATAGAGGTTATAGCTGGCGCAGTGCTGGGAGTTTCAATGGCTGTATTTTTGGTCGGGAGAATAGAAGGAGGATTATTTTGA
- a CDS encoding ribonuclease HII, producing MQYYEKKVKKMGYRLIAGVDEAGRGPLAGPVVASAVILRKTIKGINDSKKLSPAKRYRLFLKIISTSIVGISVVNERIIDRINILNATLKAMEKAIFNLTVAPDYLLIDGPSAPLTPYPALRLIKGDQKSCSIAAASIVAKVIRDKIMMLFDKSYPQYGFCFHKGYPTRRHITSLNKYGPSPIHRYSFRPVKELKYD from the coding sequence ATGCAATATTACGAGAAAAAGGTTAAAAAAATGGGGTATCGTCTGATAGCCGGGGTGGATGAAGCCGGCAGAGGGCCTCTGGCCGGTCCGGTAGTAGCCAGTGCAGTTATTTTGCGTAAAACTATTAAAGGAATAAATGACTCAAAGAAATTATCTCCCGCTAAGCGCTATCGCCTTTTTTTGAAAATTATATCTACCTCGATAGTAGGTATCAGTGTTGTAAATGAAAGAATAATAGACAGGATCAATATTCTTAATGCCACTCTTAAGGCCATGGAAAAAGCCATATTTAATTTGACCGTAGCGCCGGATTATCTTTTGATTGACGGTCCTTCAGCTCCGCTAACTCCTTATCCGGCGCTACGGTTGATAAAGGGCGACCAAAAGAGCTGTTCGATTGCTGCCGCCTCTATCGTGGCCAAGGTAATAAGGGACAAGATTATGATGCTCTTTGATAAGTCTTATCCCCAATATGGGTTTTGTTTCCATAAAGGATATCCTACCAGACGACACATAACTTCTCTAAATAAATATGGCCCTTCTCCAATTCACAGGTATAGCTTTCGGCCGGTTAAGGAGTTGAAATATGATTGA